The following proteins are co-located in the Pseudodesulfovibrio alkaliphilus genome:
- the hemW gene encoding radical SAM family heme chaperone HemW, which translates to MGRIYGEDVPTRPAFPDAVGKGRRKAGKQDGDGPKGAPSDEKGLLLYIHVPFCRSRCHYCTFHSQAFNQVTFAWYHKLLLEEIKLWGARLKRPKLRTVYFGGGTPSLIPLSHLAQIMQALDKSFDFGPAMEVTLEANPDSATDVSYFRALLSMGVNRLSLGVQSLSDADLHALGRPHSAAMAHAAYTSARQAGFGNIGLDFIWGLPGQRLKGWVDQLAVVTSMRPEHISAYNLTLEPDTPMAALCAEDGPLTLPPDKEQGRMFVYGAEYLESMGYMHYEVSNFARMGFVSAHNSGYWSGADYLGLGPSAVSTIGRRRFENPRYMDEYDAYVRGGLVGREHETLTDTDLLREMVMLSLRTAKGLDLKEFRKRAGFDMIKRHERLIAALHRENLVRISHGFLRLTKNGMLVSNVIIRRLAFDGE; encoded by the coding sequence ATGGGTAGGATCTACGGCGAGGACGTGCCCACCCGCCCGGCCTTTCCCGACGCGGTCGGCAAGGGCCGCAGGAAGGCAGGAAAGCAGGACGGGGACGGCCCCAAAGGAGCGCCCTCCGATGAAAAAGGACTGCTCCTCTACATCCATGTCCCCTTCTGCCGCTCGCGCTGCCACTACTGCACCTTCCACTCCCAGGCATTCAACCAAGTCACCTTTGCCTGGTACCACAAGCTGCTGCTTGAGGAGATCAAGCTCTGGGGAGCGCGGCTCAAGAGGCCCAAGCTGCGCACCGTCTATTTCGGCGGGGGCACCCCGAGCCTGATCCCCCTTTCCCATCTTGCGCAGATCATGCAGGCACTGGACAAGTCCTTCGACTTTGGCCCGGCCATGGAGGTGACTCTGGAGGCCAACCCGGACTCGGCAACGGATGTCAGCTATTTCCGGGCACTGCTCTCCATGGGCGTCAACCGCCTCTCCCTTGGAGTGCAGAGCCTGAGCGACGCGGACCTGCACGCCCTGGGCCGCCCCCACTCGGCAGCCATGGCCCACGCCGCCTACACCAGCGCCCGTCAGGCCGGGTTCGGCAACATCGGGCTCGATTTCATCTGGGGGCTGCCCGGCCAGCGGCTCAAGGGCTGGGTGGACCAGCTTGCCGTGGTCACGTCCATGCGGCCCGAGCACATCTCGGCCTACAACCTGACCCTGGAACCGGACACGCCCATGGCCGCCCTGTGCGCCGAGGACGGCCCCCTGACCCTGCCGCCCGACAAGGAGCAGGGCCGCATGTTCGTCTACGGCGCGGAATACCTCGAATCCATGGGCTACATGCACTACGAGGTGTCCAATTTCGCTCGCATGGGATTCGTCTCGGCCCACAACTCCGGCTATTGGAGCGGGGCCGACTACCTGGGCCTGGGGCCGTCGGCCGTGTCCACCATCGGGCGTCGCCGCTTCGAAAACCCGCGTTACATGGACGAATACGACGCCTATGTGCGCGGCGGGCTGGTGGGCCGCGAACACGAAACCCTGACCGACACGGACCTGCTGCGCGAGATGGTCATGCTCTCCCTGCGCACGGCCAAGGGGCTCGACCTCAAGGAGTTCCGCAAACGCGCCGGATTCGACATGATCAAGCGCCACGAACGGCTCATCGCCGCCCTGCACCGCGAAAACCTCGTACGCATCAGCCACGGCTTTCTGCGCCTGACCAAGAACGGCATGCTCGTGTCCAACGTCATCATCCGCCGTCTTGCCTTTGACGGGGAGTAG
- the rnhA gene encoding ribonuclease HI: MSSRVTIYTDGSCLGNPGPGGYGAVLIHGEYKGMNAPNYKELSQGYRDTTNNRMELRAVIVGLSTLTRRCAVDLWTDSKYVQEAITKDWIGNWQRNGWKTAAKKPVKNQDLWQRLIPLIERHDVTFHWVKGHSGHLLNERCDVLARTAAAGQNLLDDTAP; encoded by the coding sequence GTGAGTAGCCGCGTGACCATATACACAGACGGCTCCTGCCTGGGCAATCCCGGTCCGGGCGGCTACGGCGCAGTCCTCATCCACGGCGAGTACAAGGGCATGAACGCCCCCAACTACAAGGAACTCTCCCAGGGCTATCGCGACACCACCAACAACCGCATGGAACTGCGGGCGGTCATTGTCGGCCTCTCGACCCTGACCCGCCGCTGCGCCGTGGACCTGTGGACCGACTCCAAATACGTGCAGGAGGCCATCACCAAGGACTGGATCGGCAACTGGCAGCGCAACGGCTGGAAGACCGCAGCCAAGAAGCCGGTCAAGAACCAGGACCTCTGGCAGCGGCTCATCCCGCTGATCGAGCGGCACGATGTCACCTTTCACTGGGTCAAGGGCCATAGCGGCCATCTGCTCAACGAGCGCTGCGACGTTCTGGCCCGCACCGCCGCCGCAGGCCAGAACCTGCTGGACGATACGGCCCCGTAA
- a CDS encoding ABC transporter permease — MKALRLHARVAGMGLGAVWSFKLRSFFVVLGVAFGIASLTLIVTAVDGANRRAVEMVEMFGPDAALVFGGNVMMRAVGMRTMTLSRDDVRQVRDSLPGVRAVLPMRSMGGQTVKAGGRNAQDVQVIGTTENYALAWNWPLAEGRDLTAEDEAVGAKVVLLGDKPSRELFGDESPVGRVVFINNVPYQVVGKLSYRGVATGGGGDIDSRVVIPLNTLLQRYNLDRNYFRALRVKFYEPEHMEAHVENLRSLLRDLHRLEPGADDDFTILTADEILKFLSMFKGGLSIFLGVTATIAMLVGGFVLANLFSISVSERAEEIGLKKALGARGSAIMWQFLVEACALTLLGGVLGLFLGLGLGQFLTRLDILTIQFSWKAFFLALAGSQAVGLIFGLKPARQAAGLDPIQALRGEG; from the coding sequence ATGAAGGCACTACGATTACACGCGCGGGTGGCGGGCATGGGCTTGGGGGCTGTATGGTCCTTCAAGCTGCGTTCGTTTTTCGTGGTATTGGGCGTGGCGTTTGGCATAGCGAGTCTGACCCTGATCGTCACGGCGGTGGACGGGGCCAACCGCAGGGCCGTGGAGATGGTGGAGATGTTCGGGCCGGACGCGGCGCTGGTCTTTGGCGGCAACGTGATGATGCGTGCCGTGGGTATGCGTACCATGACCCTGAGCCGCGACGACGTCAGGCAGGTGCGCGATTCGCTGCCGGGTGTCAGGGCGGTGCTGCCCATGCGCTCGATGGGGGGGCAGACGGTCAAGGCGGGCGGGCGCAACGCCCAGGACGTGCAGGTGATCGGCACCACAGAGAATTACGCCCTGGCCTGGAACTGGCCGCTGGCCGAGGGCCGAGACCTCACGGCCGAGGACGAGGCGGTCGGGGCCAAGGTGGTGCTCCTTGGCGACAAGCCCAGCAGGGAGCTGTTCGGGGACGAGTCCCCGGTGGGCCGGGTGGTGTTCATCAACAACGTCCCGTATCAGGTGGTGGGCAAGCTGTCCTACCGCGGGGTTGCCACGGGGGGCGGTGGCGACATTGACAGCCGCGTGGTCATTCCGCTGAACACCCTGCTCCAGCGGTACAATCTGGACCGGAACTATTTTCGCGCCTTGCGGGTCAAGTTTTACGAGCCCGAGCACATGGAGGCGCATGTGGAGAACCTGCGCTCGCTGCTGCGCGACCTGCACCGCCTGGAGCCGGGGGCGGACGACGACTTCACCATCCTGACGGCTGACGAGATCTTGAAATTCTTAAGCATGTTCAAGGGCGGGCTGTCCATCTTCCTGGGGGTGACAGCCACCATCGCCATGCTGGTGGGCGGGTTCGTGCTGGCCAACCTGTTTTCCATCAGCGTCAGCGAGCGGGCCGAGGAGATAGGGCTGAAGAAGGCGCTGGGGGCGCGTGGCTCGGCCATCATGTGGCAGTTCCTGGTGGAGGCGTGCGCCCTGACGCTCTTGGGCGGGGTGCTCGGGTTGTTTCTCGGTCTGGGGCTCGGCCAGTTCCTGACGCGCCTGGACATCCTGACCATCCAGTTTTCGTGGAAGGCGTTCTTCCTGGCCCTGGCCGGCTCCCAGGCCGTGGGTCTGATCTTCGGCCTCAAGCCCGCCCGCCAGGCCGCCGGGCTTGACCCCATCCAGGCCCTGCGCGGCGAGGGGTGA
- a CDS encoding ABC transporter ATP-binding protein, whose protein sequence is MADTAISLEAITKTFFQNAENKPTADAPGIEVLKGITLEVPRGEFIALQGTSGSGKSTLLHIIGLLDRPTSGIYRLRGRETSALDDDQQSDLRNLALGFVFQSFYLIPYATALENVTLPGLYSGKPHRELRERAARLLADVGLEDRMDFKPSRLSGGQQQRVAMARALLNEPDIILADEPTGQLDSATSVEIMKLFHTVHQTGKTIVIVTHDEDVAREADRVIKLHDGRIAEDVRRGAAG, encoded by the coding sequence ATGGCGGACACGGCCATCAGCCTTGAAGCCATCACCAAGACGTTCTTCCAGAACGCCGAGAACAAGCCCACGGCCGACGCCCCCGGCATCGAGGTGCTCAAGGGCATCACCCTTGAGGTCCCCAGGGGGGAGTTCATCGCCCTGCAAGGCACCTCGGGCTCGGGCAAATCCACCCTGCTGCACATCATCGGTCTGCTGGACAGGCCCACCTCGGGCATCTACCGCCTGCGGGGCCGCGAAACCTCCGCCCTTGACGACGACCAGCAGTCCGACCTGCGCAACCTGGCGCTGGGTTTCGTCTTCCAGTCCTTTTACCTCATCCCCTACGCCACGGCACTGGAGAACGTGACCCTGCCCGGCCTCTACTCCGGCAAACCGCACCGGGAACTCAGGGAACGCGCCGCCCGCCTGCTGGCGGATGTGGGCCTTGAGGACCGCATGGACTTCAAACCCTCCCGCCTGTCCGGCGGGCAGCAGCAGCGCGTGGCCATGGCCCGCGCCCTGCTCAACGAACCCGACATCATCCTGGCCGACGAACCCACCGGCCAGCTCGACTCCGCCACCTCGGTGGAAATAATGAAGCTCTTCCATACCGTGCACCAGACCGGCAAAACCATCGTCATCGTCACCCACGACGAGGACGTGGCCCGCGAGGCAGACCGCGTCATCAAGCTGCACGACGGCCGCATCGCGGAAGACGTGAGGCGCGGGGCGGCTGGGTGA
- a CDS encoding efflux RND transporter periplasmic adaptor subunit, with protein MKKFLFILVTILITGGGIWFFAGGAAKKEITVIRTATVARGDVSRILEATGIVKSQVGAQVKIGARATGVLESVSVKVGDAVGKGDLIATIDSRELRSQISEAEANLRQQTAKLRYMETNLPRKKSLVSQKLEPQDSLDIAIQDTEMARHAVASAQARLDTLKVQLSYTRIHSPIDGVVSQVAAQEGETIVSGLSVTNLITVIDPSRLEMWIYIDETDVGRVAHGLPVRYTVDAYRERVFEGEVDTIYPEPEIRDNIVYYRALVLVSAEQAGFLRPEMTTQCKIIVETRRDVLAVPNTAIKWVGGRRVCFVVDDPRRPPREVMPELGLVGLEASEVLSGLSEGDVVATQLVLPASGAGKGRGN; from the coding sequence ATGAAAAAATTCCTCTTCATTCTCGTGACCATACTGATCACAGGCGGCGGCATATGGTTCTTCGCTGGCGGCGCGGCCAAGAAGGAAATCACGGTCATCCGCACCGCCACCGTGGCCCGCGGCGATGTCTCGAGAATTCTCGAGGCCACGGGTATCGTCAAGTCCCAGGTGGGCGCACAGGTCAAGATCGGCGCACGCGCAACCGGCGTCCTCGAATCCGTGTCCGTCAAGGTGGGCGACGCGGTCGGCAAGGGCGACCTCATCGCCACCATCGACAGCCGCGAGCTGCGCTCGCAAATCTCCGAGGCCGAGGCCAATCTGCGCCAGCAGACTGCCAAACTGCGCTATATGGAAACCAACCTGCCCCGCAAGAAAAGCCTGGTCAGCCAGAAGCTCGAGCCCCAGGACTCCCTGGACATCGCCATCCAGGACACAGAAATGGCCCGCCATGCCGTGGCCTCGGCCCAGGCCAGGCTCGACACCCTCAAGGTCCAGCTCTCCTACACCCGCATCCACAGCCCCATCGACGGCGTTGTCAGCCAGGTGGCGGCCCAGGAGGGCGAAACCATCGTCTCCGGCCTTTCCGTCACCAACCTGATCACGGTCATCGATCCCTCGCGCCTGGAAATGTGGATATACATCGACGAGACCGACGTGGGCCGCGTCGCCCACGGCCTGCCCGTGCGCTACACCGTGGACGCCTACCGCGAACGGGTCTTCGAGGGCGAGGTGGACACCATCTATCCCGAGCCGGAAATCCGCGACAACATCGTCTATTACCGGGCCCTGGTGCTGGTCTCGGCCGAACAGGCCGGGTTCCTGCGGCCCGAGATGACCACCCAATGTAAAATCATCGTCGAGACCCGCCGCGATGTCCTCGCCGTGCCCAATACCGCCATCAAGTGGGTGGGCGGCCGCAGGGTCTGTTTCGTGGTGGACGATCCCAGGCGCCCCCCTCGCGAGGTCATGCCCGAACTCGGACTGGTCGGGCTCGAGGCCAGCGAGGTGCTCTCCGGTCTCAGCGAGGGCGACGTGGTCGCCACCCAACTGGTTCTGCCCGCCTCCGGGGCAGGGAAGGGAAGGGGCAACTAG
- a CDS encoding YkgJ family cysteine cluster protein, with product MSGPRVLLGLLRRLRSIVLRSEVRVMGRCGVCGQCCTGILLRDRGRWIKTERAFRRLCQDNPRYRRFEVIDRDEAGHLVFRCALQDEDNYCTSYADRLPLCREYPSKSLYYQGVTLREDCGFSFKATTFRDILMRRKRRSVPEFTEVLRQELNKPGNRKQTP from the coding sequence TTGAGCGGCCCGAGGGTGTTGCTAGGATTGTTGCGCCGTCTGCGCTCTATCGTCCTGCGCAGCGAGGTGCGGGTGATGGGCCGGTGCGGCGTCTGCGGCCAATGCTGCACCGGCATCCTCCTGCGCGACAGGGGCCGCTGGATCAAGACCGAGCGGGCCTTTCGCAGACTCTGTCAGGACAATCCGCGCTACCGGCGCTTCGAGGTCATTGATCGCGACGAGGCGGGCCACCTCGTGTTCCGCTGCGCCCTGCAGGACGAAGATAATTATTGCACAAGCTATGCGGACCGGCTGCCCTTGTGTAGGGAGTACCCATCGAAGTCCCTCTACTATCAGGGAGTCACCCTGCGTGAGGATTGCGGTTTTTCCTTCAAAGCAACGACGTTTCGTGACATACTCATGCGCCGCAAGAGACGCTCGGTCCCGGAATTCACCGAGGTGTTGCGCCAGGAACTGAACAAGCCCGGGAACAGGAAACAGACGCCATGA
- a CDS encoding phosphomannomutase/phosphoglucomutase gives MLPINKGIFRAYDIRGIVDEDFDEAWVQELGRACGAFFARRGAGRALVGHDCRASSPAYQQAMARGLAATGLDVLCLDQVSTPVFYFAARHLGFDAGVMITASHNPSEYNGFKVWSGRSTIHGRDVLVIHDLMAAGDFPSGSGMVSFHDILPTYAGDLLSRVTLARPVRVVVDGGNGAAGDLTADILEEAGAEVFRLHCTPDGSFPNHHPDPVVEANMEDLKAAVVEFGADFGVGLDGDGDRIGAVDETGRLMYGDQLLAIYARDLLRELPGAGVVADVKCSHLLFRDVEAHGGRAEMCVTGHSIVKDRMIETGAALGGEMSGHMFFFHGYHGFDDATFGALRLAAIVSRADRPLSAFLADWPTVYNTPEIRMDCPEAIKFEVVARAQAYFKARYRVIDMDGARVEFGDGWGLVRASNTQGALVLRFEAESAARLEEIRALMEPPVRGWIAELGGED, from the coding sequence ATGCTGCCAATCAATAAGGGAATTTTTCGGGCCTACGATATCCGGGGCATTGTGGACGAGGATTTTGACGAGGCGTGGGTGCAGGAGCTTGGCCGTGCCTGCGGGGCATTCTTTGCCCGGCGCGGAGCCGGTCGCGCCCTGGTCGGGCACGATTGCCGGGCAAGCTCGCCCGCCTATCAGCAGGCCATGGCCCGGGGGCTGGCCGCCACCGGCCTGGACGTGCTTTGCCTGGATCAGGTTTCGACCCCGGTTTTTTATTTTGCGGCCCGCCATCTGGGTTTTGACGCAGGGGTGATGATCACCGCCAGCCACAATCCGAGCGAGTACAACGGGTTCAAGGTCTGGAGCGGCCGCTCCACCATCCACGGCCGCGATGTGCTGGTCATCCACGACCTCATGGCCGCGGGCGACTTCCCCTCGGGTTCCGGCATGGTTTCGTTTCACGACATCCTCCCGACCTATGCCGGGGATCTGCTCTCCCGCGTCACCCTGGCCCGGCCGGTGCGGGTGGTGGTGGACGGCGGCAACGGCGCGGCCGGCGACCTGACGGCCGACATTCTCGAAGAGGCCGGGGCCGAGGTCTTCCGGCTCCACTGTACGCCTGACGGTTCGTTTCCCAACCATCACCCGGACCCGGTGGTGGAGGCAAACATGGAAGACCTCAAGGCGGCTGTTGTGGAGTTTGGCGCGGATTTCGGCGTGGGGCTCGACGGCGACGGCGACCGCATCGGCGCCGTGGACGAGACAGGCCGCCTCATGTACGGCGACCAGCTCCTGGCCATCTATGCCCGCGACCTGCTGCGCGAGCTGCCCGGCGCGGGCGTGGTGGCCGATGTCAAGTGCAGCCACCTGCTCTTTCGTGATGTGGAAGCCCACGGCGGCCGCGCCGAGATGTGCGTCACCGGCCATTCCATCGTCAAGGACCGGATGATCGAGACCGGCGCGGCGCTGGGCGGCGAGATGTCGGGCCACATGTTTTTCTTCCACGGCTACCACGGCTTTGACGACGCCACCTTCGGCGCCCTCAGGCTGGCGGCCATCGTCAGCCGGGCCGACCGGCCCCTGTCCGCCTTTCTGGCTGACTGGCCCACGGTCTACAACACCCCGGAAATCCGCATGGATTGCCCCGAGGCCATCAAGTTCGAGGTGGTGGCTCGCGCCCAGGCGTACTTCAAGGCTCGCTACCGGGTCATTGACATGGACGGCGCCCGCGTGGAGTTCGGCGACGGCTGGGGGCTGGTTCGCGCCTCCAACACCCAGGGAGCCCTGGTGTTGCGCTTCGAGGCCGAATCCGCAGCCCGGCTCGAGGAAATCCGCGCCCTCATGGAGCCGCCCGTCCGGGGCTGGATAGCCGAGCTGGGGGGAGAAGATTGA
- the hflK gene encoding FtsH protease activity modulator HflK, which produces MNWDWEKLQKQQQGRPGGKPPGFDDFQQHFQKFKNFKVPGWKLVVPLLIVLWIASGFYIVEPDEIGVVKRFGEFDRITTPGPNYHIPFPVESAVTPKVTQIQRLEFGFRSVARGLLQSNFQQGVSREVPEEALMLTGDENIVSVQFTVQFMIKDAREYLFNVASPEATIVHVAESAMREVIGRSRIDDALTTGKQDIQVETRDLMQQILDSYESGINIVAVQMQNVHPPDEVIEAFKDVASAREDSSRFVNEAEAYERDILPKARGEAARIVNEAQAYTEAKVRRSQGDASRFLAVLTEYNKAKDITRRRLYLETVESILQNPDVEKLIMADDALKKSVPYLPLDKLPRQATPSQAKQ; this is translated from the coding sequence ATGAATTGGGATTGGGAAAAACTCCAGAAACAACAACAGGGTCGCCCGGGCGGCAAGCCGCCGGGATTTGACGATTTCCAACAGCACTTTCAGAAATTCAAGAATTTCAAGGTGCCAGGGTGGAAACTCGTCGTTCCTCTCCTCATCGTCCTGTGGATCGCCTCCGGCTTCTATATTGTAGAGCCGGACGAGATCGGCGTGGTCAAACGGTTCGGCGAGTTCGACCGGATCACCACACCCGGGCCGAACTACCACATTCCCTTCCCGGTGGAAAGCGCCGTCACCCCCAAGGTCACGCAGATCCAGCGGCTCGAGTTCGGCTTCCGCTCCGTGGCCCGGGGACTGTTGCAGAGCAACTTCCAGCAGGGGGTCTCCCGCGAGGTGCCCGAGGAGGCGCTGATGCTCACGGGCGACGAGAACATCGTCTCCGTACAGTTCACGGTGCAGTTCATGATCAAGGACGCCCGCGAGTACCTCTTCAACGTGGCCTCGCCCGAGGCGACCATCGTGCACGTGGCCGAGTCGGCCATGCGCGAGGTCATCGGCCGCTCCAGGATCGACGACGCCCTGACCACCGGCAAGCAGGACATCCAGGTGGAAACCCGCGACCTGATGCAGCAGATTCTCGATTCCTACGAATCGGGCATCAACATCGTGGCCGTGCAGATGCAGAACGTGCATCCGCCCGACGAGGTCATCGAAGCATTCAAGGACGTGGCCAGCGCCCGCGAGGACTCCAGCCGCTTTGTCAACGAGGCCGAGGCCTACGAGCGCGACATCCTGCCCAAGGCGCGAGGCGAGGCAGCCCGCATCGTCAACGAGGCCCAGGCCTATACCGAGGCCAAGGTCCGCCGCTCCCAGGGTGACGCCTCCCGCTTCCTGGCCGTGCTCACCGAGTACAACAAGGCCAAGGACATCACCCGGCGACGCCTGTACCTCGAAACCGTGGAGTCCATCCTCCAGAACCCGGATGTCGAGAAACTGATCATGGCCGACGACGCGCTCAAGAAGTCCGTCCCCTACCTGCCCCTGGACAAGCTGCCCAGGCAGGCCACACCCAGCCAGGCCAAGCAATAG
- the hflC gene encoding protease modulator HflC has translation MKPITIALIALIVVATLGLTQVVFTVDQTERAIVLELGRPVGDVALEPGLHFKLPVVQNVVFFDSRILDFDARPEEITTADKKYMNVDSYTKWRIYDPLTFYTKVRSVQGAQARLDDIIRSQLRVAVGRYTLIEVVSHKRLEIMTAVTERSRELLRPYGIEVVDVRIKRTDLPPENARAIYGRMKAERERQARQYRSEGREASARIIAEADKQRAIILADAEKEAEIVRGDGDAQATAIYAEALGKAPDFYDFMRSLEAYRKSFGDNTRFIMTPESQFLRHMR, from the coding sequence ATGAAACCGATCACCATAGCGCTTATAGCTCTCATTGTCGTCGCCACCCTGGGTCTGACCCAGGTCGTCTTCACCGTGGACCAGACCGAGCGGGCCATCGTCCTCGAACTCGGCCGCCCGGTGGGCGACGTGGCCCTTGAGCCCGGACTGCACTTCAAGCTCCCCGTTGTCCAGAACGTGGTCTTCTTCGACTCGCGCATCCTTGACTTTGACGCCCGGCCCGAGGAGATCACCACCGCTGACAAGAAATACATGAACGTGGACTCCTACACCAAGTGGCGCATCTACGACCCGCTCACCTTCTATACCAAGGTGCGCAGCGTCCAGGGCGCCCAGGCGAGGCTGGACGACATCATCCGCTCCCAGCTGCGCGTGGCTGTGGGCCGCTACACCCTCATCGAGGTGGTCTCCCACAAGCGTCTGGAGATCATGACCGCCGTGACCGAGCGCTCCCGCGAGCTGCTGCGCCCCTACGGCATCGAGGTGGTGGATGTGCGTATCAAGCGCACCGATCTGCCGCCGGAAAACGCACGGGCCATCTACGGCCGCATGAAGGCCGAGCGCGAGCGCCAGGCCAGGCAGTATCGCTCCGAGGGCCGCGAGGCTTCCGCCCGCATCATTGCCGAAGCGGACAAGCAGCGGGCCATCATCCTGGCCGATGCCGAAAAGGAGGCCGAGATCGTCCGAGGCGACGGCGACGCGCAAGCCACGGCCATCTACGCCGAAGCCCTGGGCAAGGCGCCTGACTTCTACGACTTCATGCGCAGCCTTGAGGCCTATCGCAAGAGTTTCGGCGACAACACCCGCTTCATCATGACCCCCGAGAGCCAGTTCCTGCGCCACATGCGGTGA
- a CDS encoding LexA family transcriptional regulator — MPKKKRHCDEAQLKWFEEALERIKKATGARTQVQLAEVLDVRQSSISDAKRRCSIPADWFLKLYRSHGLDPDWLSEGVEPVYINADKAKIPADTLLRETPAPYGRMNSRGRVVPVSTMAGADKESAAWEPNPVEELSVPESFCRPKLQVVKVDSSAMEPVIGRSAFVGIDRDQREHPDGDLCAVHFPHQGLAIRRVFMQGDSFLLKADNDKYTDLTIPAAEMDERTVGRVIWVLQTLAPM, encoded by the coding sequence ATGCCGAAGAAAAAACGTCACTGTGACGAGGCCCAATTGAAATGGTTCGAGGAAGCGCTGGAGCGGATCAAGAAGGCCACAGGCGCCCGCACCCAGGTGCAATTGGCAGAGGTTCTGGATGTCAGGCAGTCAAGCATCTCCGACGCCAAGCGCCGCTGCTCCATCCCGGCCGACTGGTTTCTCAAGCTCTACCGCAGCCACGGGCTCGACCCTGACTGGCTGTCCGAGGGAGTGGAGCCGGTCTATATCAACGCCGACAAGGCCAAGATCCCGGCCGACACCCTGCTGCGCGAGACCCCGGCCCCCTATGGCCGCATGAATTCCCGCGGTCGCGTGGTCCCGGTTTCGACCATGGCCGGAGCCGACAAGGAAAGCGCCGCCTGGGAACCCAATCCCGTTGAGGAACTGTCCGTGCCCGAGTCCTTCTGCCGCCCGAAACTCCAGGTGGTCAAGGTCGACTCCTCGGCCATGGAGCCGGTCATCGGCCGCAGCGCCTTTGTGGGCATCGACCGCGACCAGCGCGAGCACCCGGACGGAGACCTCTGCGCCGTGCACTTTCCCCACCAGGGCCTGGCCATTCGCCGTGTTTTCATGCAGGGCGACAGCTTCCTGCTCAAGGCGGACAACGACAAATACACCGACCTGACCATCCCGGCCGCCGAAATGGACGAGCGCACCGTGGGCCGCGTCATCTGGGTGCTGCAAACCCTGGCTCCCATGTAA
- the panB gene encoding 3-methyl-2-oxobutanoate hydroxymethyltransferase gives MNTNTDTGRQSPVTAPDIQARKGVDDKICCITAYDYPSAMIADSAGVDIVLVGDSLAMVVLGHRDTLSVTVDEMVHHTLAASRGVSRALLVADMPFMSYGTVERAMETAHSLMGRGRARAVKLEGGTAVVPQIRALTEAGIPVMGHVGLTPQHVARFGGFKAQGKSVEAARALIDDAQAVEEAGAFCVVLEAMPVECAQLITEAVDIPTIGIGAGSVTDGQILVYHDVLGLFDRFVPKFVRRYADLGEASRQALVQYCEDVRRGRFPGDKNTLYMPEDQVAQVRKLKVKKKK, from the coding sequence ATGAATACCAACACCGACACCGGACGCCAGTCGCCCGTCACCGCCCCGGACATCCAGGCCCGCAAAGGCGTGGACGACAAGATCTGCTGCATCACCGCCTACGACTACCCCTCGGCCATGATCGCCGACTCGGCCGGGGTGGACATCGTCCTTGTGGGCGATTCCCTGGCCATGGTGGTCCTCGGCCACAGGGACACCCTGTCCGTGACCGTGGACGAGATGGTCCACCACACCCTGGCCGCCAGCCGGGGCGTGTCCCGCGCCCTGCTCGTGGCCGACATGCCCTTCATGTCCTACGGCACGGTGGAGCGCGCCATGGAAACCGCCCACAGCCTCATGGGCCGGGGCCGGGCCAGGGCGGTCAAGCTTGAAGGCGGCACAGCTGTGGTTCCCCAGATCCGCGCCCTGACCGAGGCGGGCATCCCGGTCATGGGCCATGTGGGCCTGACCCCGCAGCACGTCGCCCGTTTCGGCGGGTTCAAGGCCCAGGGCAAGTCGGTCGAGGCAGCCAGGGCGCTCATCGACGACGCCCAGGCCGTGGAAGAGGCCGGGGCCTTCTGCGTGGTCCTTGAGGCCATGCCCGTGGAATGCGCCCAGCTGATCACCGAAGCCGTGGACATCCCCACCATCGGCATCGGCGCGGGCAGCGTCACCGACGGCCAGATCCTGGTCTACCACGATGTGCTCGGGCTCTTTGATCGCTTTGTCCCCAAGTTCGTCCGACGCTACGCCGACCTGGGCGAGGCCTCGCGTCAGGCTCTGGTCCAGTACTGCGAGGATGTGCGCCGCGGCCGTTTTCCCGGGGACAAGAACACGCTCTACATGCCCGAGGACCAGGTGGCCCAGGTCCGCAAGCTCAAGGTCAAGAAGAAGAAATAG